The nucleotide window AGGTGCCACTGATACTCCGCCAGAACGACCGCGCCCTCCTGCGGCGTTACCAGATCGAACCAATAATGGTAATCGGGGCTTGTTTCCAGCCCGAACTGCTCCCGGCCCGCCTGTGTGAATGTCAGGTGGATGCGTGGTTCCTCAAGGTGCAAATCCCTCTGCAGCACAACAACATCAAAGGTGAAGTCATTTACCAGAAGAAATCCCTCACCGCTGTAGGTCCAGCTGTCGCCAAACTCATCCAGGATCCACTGCGGAATTTCTTTGTTTTTGTCCGGATTCAGTTCATCAAAGTAGCGTCCCACCCATCCGGACCACTCCAAACCCAAATAGTCGACCACACTGTCCCTGACTGCCGGGTCAGTTGGCGAAGCGAAGCTGTTGAACTCGGCAATCAGCAGACTATGTTCACGCGCGTTGATCCACGAAATGATGGACTGCCAGTCCTTCTGGTCCAAGCCGCCATATACCTTGGGCGAACGAGCGCCGGCTCTGGGGCCCACATTGTAGGGAAGGTCTTCAGTGTATACGCCATACGTATCCGCCAGGTAAACCGCCGCATAGGGACTCAAATCGCTTGGCAGCGGCCGTATTTCGTGGCTTCTGTTCGCATCATTCGGGTAGAACCCGAAGAAGTCAGTCTTGCGGTTATAGTCTGTGCCATCTTTGCTCTTCATTTTCAGATGATTGAGCAGGAAGGTAAGCCCTTGGTGCTCTCGAAAACTTTCATCCGGCACTGTCATATCCAATATGGCGATCGGCATTGCCTTGGAGGGCAACAGTTGCCAAAATAGGAATGGAAGCGTGCCCAGAAACAGCAGAATGACTAAGGCAACCAAGACCTTCCTCATGCTCGTCCCTCCTTGCCGGATAGCCCGCTGCGCTGCATATCTCCCCATACCTTGCGACGAAGGAGGCTTTGCACAATGCCCTCCATCCGCCAGATGAGCGTTAGTGGACGGTACCAGAAGGGTTCCACCAGCGAAATAAGCACCAGCTTGGCTGTCTGCTTGGGATTGGGGTACTCACTCATGCTCCATGCCTCCAACAAAATGGAGGAAACAGAGTACAACATGCCCACCAGCACGAAGAAGACTCCAAGCAGGATGGCGAACTCCAGATAGATCTTTCCGGTGAAGAAGGCGAAAATCAAATAGATGTAGCCGCCCAACTCAATAACCGGCCCCAGACACTCAACAATCCAATAGTAGGGCAAGGCAAAAACGCCTATCGCTCCATACTTCAGGTTCAGTGTCATGTTTCTGTGCTTCCAAAGGCTGTCAATCAGGCCCTGATGCCAGCGGCGGCGCTGAAGCCGCAGCACACGCATACTCTGTGGTGCTTCCGTCCAGCAAATTGGCTCTGAAGTATACTCCATGCGCTTGTTAAGTTTATTCGTCTTAATCCAACGATGCAGCTTCAGAACCAGCTCCATGTCTTCGCCAATCATTTTGGTGGAATAGCCGCCGACCTCAACCACGGGCTGCTTGAGAAAGACGCCAAAGGCGCCTGAAATAATCAGAACAAGGTTGTACTTGCTCAAGCCCACCCGGCCGACAAGGAAGGCGCGCACATACTCCAGCATCTGGGTGAGCACGAGCATGTTGTCTGACAAGCCAGCCTTGAAGATGGACCCAAGC belongs to Candidatus Hydrogenedentota bacterium and includes:
- a CDS encoding glycosyltransferase, with product VYGLMMVFAVVDLRRRYRLDKSEMDEDAVSALLSKPVSILVPAYNEDAGIVDSVRSLLGLRYPQTEIIIVNDGSKDQTLKLAIEQFRMHPVKRDYNPRLPTKEIRGVYQSAIHPHLFLVDKENGGKADALNAGINLSRYPYFCSIDGDSILEESSLLRAMKPILRSGNEVIATGGSIRIANGHKILLGSIFKAGLSDNMLVLTQMLEYVRAFLVGRVGLSKYNLVLIISGAFGVFLKQPVVEVGGYSTKMIGEDMELVLKLHRWIKTNKLNKRMEYTSEPICWTEAPQSMRVLRLQRRRWHQGLIDSLWKHRNMTLNLKYGAIGVFALPYYWIVECLGPVIELGGYIYLIFAFFTGKIYLEFAILLGVFFVLVGMLYSVSSILLEAWSMSEYPNPKQTAKLVLISLVEPFWYRPLTLIWRMEGIVQSLLRRKVWGDMQRSGLSGKEGRA